A DNA window from Hyphomicrobiales bacterium contains the following coding sequences:
- the pqqD gene encoding pyrroloquinoline quinone biosynthesis peptide chaperone PqqD — MMTTTPLTKESIVYLPRGVRIKEDKVRERTVLVAPERTVALDEIGVAILAIVDGEKTLADIVEELSIKYNAPKQEIGNDVVAFLRDLQNRGYLDVKP; from the coding sequence ATGATGACAACCACACCGCTAACAAAAGAGAGTATTGTCTATTTGCCCCGCGGCGTGCGGATTAAGGAAGATAAGGTGCGAGAAAGAACCGTCCTTGTTGCACCAGAACGCACGGTTGCCTTGGATGAAATTGGCGTGGCAATTTTAGCCATTGTGGATGGCGAGAAAACGCTTGCTGACATCGTTGAAGAATTGAGCATTAAATACAATGCGCCCAAACAAGAAATTGGTAATGATGTTGTGGCCTTTTTGAGAGATTTGCAAAATCGCGGCTATTTGGATGTGAAACCATGA